The Mesorhizobium sp. B2-8-5 genome segment GCTCCTGGCCATCGCGCGCGAACCAGTTGGCGCGCTCCCAGCCCGCCACCTCGCCGAAGACGGCGCCGCGCGCCTTCAAATGTTCATGCAAAGGCGAGCGGCGCACACCGCGCGAGGTCGCCATCTGGCGATAGGGGAAATGGTCGGCGTAGAGCAGGCCGAGCGTTTCCGACACGCGCTCCTTGAGATAGCGGCGGTTCTTCTGGAAGGGCTGGGCGCGGCGGATGTCGACTTCCCAAAGGTCGAAGGGCGCCTCGCCGTCGTTGATCCATTGCGCCAGCGCCATGCCGGCGCCGCCCGAGGAGACGATGCCGATCGAATTGTAGCCGGTCGCCATCCAGTAGCCGGCAAGTTCCGGCGCCTCGCCGAGATAGTAGCGATCGTCGGGGGTAAAACTCTCTGGACCGTTGAAGAAGGTGTGGATGCCGGCGGTGCCCAGCATCGGCATGCGGTTGACGCCCATTTCGAGGATCGGCTCGAAATGATCCATGTCCTCGGGCAACTGATCGAAGCAGAAATCCTCGCGGATGCCGTCCATGCCCCAGGGCTTCGCCACCGGCTCGAAGGCGCCGAGCATCATCTTGCCGGCGTCCTCCTTGTAGTAGGCGCACTCGTCCGGCACACGCAGCACCGGCAGGCGCGAGAGGCCGGGGATCGGCTCGGTGACGAGATAGAAATGCTCGCAGGCATGCAGCGGGATGGTGACGCCGTTCTGCCGGCCAAGCTCGCGCGCCCACATGCCGGCGCAGTTGACGACGATGTCGGTTTCGATCGTGCCTTGCTCTTCGCCCTGCGTCCAGGAGACGCCGGAGACGTGGCCGTTCTTGGTATGGACCTTGGTGACCTTGACATTCTCGATGATCGTCGCGCCGCGCTGGCGCGCGCCCTTGGCCAGCGCCATGGCGATGTTGGCCGGATCGCACTGGCCGTCGAGCGGCAAATGCACCGCGCCGACCACGTCCGAGACATTGAGATGCGGGTACATCTCCTTGACTTCGCTCGGCGAAATCTCGCGCACGTCGACATCGAAGGCGCGGGCGAGCGATGCCTGCCGATAGATCTCGTGCTTGCGCTCTTCGGTCAGCGCGACGGTGATCGAGCCGACCTGGCGCATGCCGGTGCCGACCTCGGTCTCGGCTTCGAGCTTGACGTAGAGGTCGGCCGAGTATTTCGCCAGCCGCGTCATGTTCTGCGAGCCGCGCAACTGGCCGATCAGTCCGGCCGCATGCCAGGTGGTGCCGCTGGTGAGCTGCTTGCGCTCCAAGAGTACAATGTCGGTCCAGCCGAGCTTGGCTAGGTGATAGGCGACCGAGCAGCCGGAGACGCCGCCGCCGATGATGACGGCGCGGGCCTTACTGGGGATGGCCTTGGTCATGCTGCCTCGCGGCCGTAGTTGGAGGCGAAGCGGCGCACGCGAAGCGCTGCTTCCTTGAGGATGGGTTCGGGCTGGCAGAGGCTGATGCGGATGTGCCCGGCGGCGGCTTCGCCGAAGCTCGATCCGGGCATGACGCCGACCTTTTCCTTGTCGAGCAGCGCCCAGGCGAATTTCTCGTCGTCGGGCTCGACGGCGGAGACATCGAGCATGATGTACATGCCGCCTTCGGAGCCGCGCACGGTGACTTCATTGGCGCCGCGTATGGCATCGAGGAAGACGGTGCGTCGCGCGGCATAGCGTTCGGCGATGTCCTTCACGCCATAGTGGTTCTCCAACGCCTCGGCGCAGGCGATCGAAATGAAGGCCGGCAGGCCATAGGTCGTGACCAGATTGAGGTCGGTCATCAGCGCGATCATCGCTTTCGGCCCGGTCAGCCAGCCCATGCGCCAACCGGTCATGCCGTGGCTTTTCGACATGGAGTTGATGACCAGCGTACGCTCGGCCATGCCGGGCAGCGAACGCGGCGAGATATGCTCGCCGCTGCCAAGCGTCCAATAGACCTCGTCCGACAGCAGCCAGAGATCATGCTCCTTGCAGATTTCGGCCAGTTGCTCGAGCCGTTCGCGCGAGTAGACGGCGCCCGTCGGATTGTTCGGCGTGTTGATCAGGATGGCGCGGGTGTTGGGCTTGAGCGCGGCGCGGATCATCTCCGCGCGGGGTTGAAATCCATCTTCGGCGGGCGTCTCGACCACGGTGAAGCTGGCGCCCGCGGCGCTGAAGGTGTTGGGATAGGTGGCGTAATAGGGCGCGACGACGATGGCGTGGTCGCCAGGGTCGAGCACGCCTTGCACGGCAGCGTAAAGCGCTGCCTGGCCGCCAGGCGTGGCGATGACCTCGTCGGGTTCCGTGAGGATGCCGGCGCAAGCGGTCGCGGCGGCGGCCATCGCCTTGCGCAGGCGCGGTAGGCCAGGCAGCGGCGTGTAGTGATGGTTGCTGCCGCGCACGGCGGTCACGCAAGCCTCGATCGTTTCAGACGGCGTGTCGAAATCATGGTCGCCGACCGAGAGCACGATGATGTCTTCGCCGGCCTGCTTGCGATTCCAGGCGGCGAAATGAACCTCCCAACCATCCTTGCCGGAAGGCACGATGGCAGTAATGCGCTTTGACGGCTTTGGCATCAGGAAACTCCCGAAATCTGGTGGCCGGCCCGCGTGAGCTTGTCACGCAGGGCGGCGATATGGGCGGGGCCGACCTCGCAGCAGCCGCCGACAATGCCGGCGCCGGCATCGACCCAGCCGATGGCCTGGTCGGCATAGGCTTGCGGATCGAGATCATGGCGGGCGTGCAGCACCTCGACCGTCCCGCCATGCTTCAATGCCTCGACCGAAGTGAAGCCGTTGGCATAGGCACCCACCTGTCCTTCCAGGGCAACGAGTTCGGGCAAGGCGGCGGCGATGGCTTCGGGCCGGCAGCAGTTGAGCAGCCGGGCCGCGACCGGCAGGTCGTCGAGAGCGTTGACGGCGGCAGCAATGGTTTCGCCGCTGCGCAGGCGGGGCGTGCCGTGGTCGGCCAATGTCCACGAAACCCATACGGGCTTGCCGCTTTCGGATGCCGCGGTGACGGCCACGCGGGCCTCCTCGGCGGAAGCCATCGTCTCGCACAGGAACAGATCGACGCTGTCGGCCTGCTCGGCGACGATGCGGCGATAGATATCGAGCGTCTCTTCGAAGGAGATGGTCAGCGCCGGCGCGTAGCTTCCGAACAGAGGCGACAGGCAGCCGGCTATGGCTGCGTCGCCCGCTTCGTCGCGAGCCTGCCTCGCCAGTTCGATGCCGCGCTTCTGCAACGGCTTGAACAGATCTTCGGCGCCCTCGCGCGCCAGGCGTTCCGGCGTTGCCGAATAGGTGTTGATGGTGATGACACGTGCGCCGGCACGGATGAATTCCGCGTGCAGGTCGCGCACCAGGTCCGGTTCGTCGATCAGCACCCTGGCCGACCACAACGGCGTCGGCTCGGACCTGCTGCGCCGAACCAGTTCCTGGCCCATGCCGCCATCGGTGAGGATGACGGAGGTCATGCCCGCAACCTCTCATTCTTCGGATCCCACAGCGGCTCGTCGTTCTGGACGACGGCCTTGAAGCGATCGCCAAAAATCTCGATTTCGATGGCCGTGCCCGGTTGCGTGAGATCGGCGCGCAGCATGCCAAGCGCAATCGACTTGCCGACGCGGTGGCCCCAGCCGCCCGACGTCGTCTCGCCGACGATGCTGCCGCCGTGCCAGAGCGTCGACATATAGGGCGCGTCGCAATCGCTGGGATTTTCGACGACCAGCGTGACGAAACGCTTCGTCACGCCCTGCTGCTTTTCATTGAGCAAAGCCGCCTTGCCGCAAAAGTCGGGCTTGTCCCATTTGACGAAGCGCTCCAGGCCGCCCTGCAGGATCGAATAGTCGGTCGAGAGATCGCCCTTCCAGGCGCGGTAGCCTTTCTCCAGCCGCAGCGAATCCAGCGCATACATGCCGAAGGGTTTCAGCCCGTGCCTCTGGCCGGCGGCCCAGACGGCATCGAAGACGGCCGTCGTGTCGGCGACCTTGGTGTGGATCTCCCAGCCAAGCTCGCCGGCGAAGGAGACGCGCACCAGTTTCGCCCAGCGTCCGGCGATGGTCGTTTCCTGATGCGTCAGCCAGGGCAGCGAGAGATCCGCGTCGCAGACGTCGGCCAGGATCTTGCGCGAGTTCGGTCCGGCGAGGATCTGGGTCGAGTATTCCTCCGTCCGATCGGTCAGCGTGAAGGCTGCGTCGGCGGGCATGCGCGACTTCAGCCATTCGAAATCGTGCCACTGCGCGACCGCCGCGGTGATCAACGTCATCTGGTCCTCGCCATGGCGTAGCACCGACATTTCGGTGACGATGCGGCCCTTGTCATCGGCGAAATAGACGAGGCCGATGCGGCCAGGCTTCGGCACCAGGCCGGTGACCTGCCTTGCCAGCCAGTCAGCCGCGCCCGGACCTTCGAGGTTGAAGCGCGAGAAGCCGGGCAGGTCGAGGATGCCGGCGGCATCGCGCACCGCCAGGCATTCTTCGCGCACCGCGCGGTGCCACGGACCTTCGCGGCGGAAGGTGAGCGTGGCATCTTCCGATGTGTCGTCGCCGGGCTTCGCATACCAGGTGGCGCGCTCCCAGCCATTATAGGCGTCGAACTGGCCGCCCAGCGCCTTGATGCGCTCATGCAGCGGCGAAAGCTTGCGGTTGCGCCCCTCCGGCCAGGCATGACGCGGGAACTGGATGGCGTATTCGTTGCCATAGATTTCCATGCCCTTGGCGACGCAATAGTCGGGGGCCGAGGCAAAGCTCGTGAACCGGCGCGGATCGCAGGACCACATGTCCCATTCGGTCTGGCCCTCGGTGACCCACTCGGCCAGCACCTTGCCGGCGCCGCCGCCTTGCGCGATGCCGAAGGTGAAGACGCAGGCCTCGAAGGCATTCGGCACGCCGGGCATCGGGCCGATCAGCGGGTTGCCGTCCGGCGCGTAGGGGATCGGTCCGTTGATCACCTTGGAGAGACCAGCGGTGCCGAGGATCGGCACGCGGGCGACGGCATCGGCGAGGTAGTGCTCGAGGCGGTCTAGATCGTCCGGGAAAAGCTGGAAGGAAAAATCCTCCGGCATCGGATCGTTGTGGGCCGCCCAATGCGCCCGACAATTGCGCTCATAGGGGCCGAGATTCATGCCGGTCTTTTCCTGGCGCAGGTAGTAGGAGGTGTCGACGTCGCGCAGCAACGGCAGTTTCTTGCCCTGTTCCTTCGACCATGCGGCGAGTTCGGGGATTTCCTCGAACAATATGTACTGATGGCTCATCACCATCATCGGCACTTCGCGGCCGAACATCTTTCCAACCTCGGCGGCGCGGTAGCCGGCCGCGTTGATGACGATCTCGCAGCGGATTTCGCCCTGTGGGGTGGTAACCACCCATTCGCCGTTCTCGCGGCGCACGCGGGTGACCGGGCAGAAGCGGATGATTTTCGCGCCCATGTCGCGCGCGCCCTTGGCGAGCGCCTGGGTCAGCTGCGCCGGGTCGATGTCGCCGTCGCTCGGATCGTAGAGCGCACCCTTCAGCTCATGCGTCTCGATGAAGGGGTAGCGGCGCTTGATCTCGTCGAGGCCGACGACGTCGATGTCCATGCCTTGGTAGCGGCCCATGCCCTTGGCGCGCTGGAATTCCTGCATGCGCTCATTGCTATGAGCAAGCCGGAGCGAGCCGGTGACATGGTAGTTCATCGGATAGTCGACCGCTTCGGCCAGACCCCGGTAAAGCTCGGTCGAATAGCGCTGCATGTTCATCAGCGACCACGACGAGGAAAAGGTCGGCACGTTGCCGGCGGCATGCCAGGTCGAGCCGGAGGTCAGCTCGTTCTTTTCCAGAAGCACGCAATCGGTCCAGCCGGCCTTGCAGAGGTGGTAGAGCGATGAGCAGCCGACGACACCGCCCCCGATGATCACCACGCGTGCCGTGGTCGGCAAACCCGCCATGTTCTTCCTCCAACTCAAAGCGCGAAACGTCGCGCTTTGCTTCCTGTTGATGCATGCCGTTGTCCCAAAACCGCTGGGCACTTTTGGGCGGCATGCAATGTTCAATAGACAGGCGGTGAAACCACCCAAATGACGACCGCTGCCTCGACGCCAGGATTGCGCCAGCGGAACGGCTTGCCCTCGAAGCGGAACGAATCGCCTTCGCCGAGACGATGCCAGACGCCGTCGATCTCGATCTCGAACGTGCCCGACGCGATATAGCCTGCTTCTTCCGTCGGGCGGCGCGCTTCGGTCTT includes the following:
- a CDS encoding GcvT family protein, with product MTKAIPSKARAVIIGGGVSGCSVAYHLAKLGWTDIVLLERKQLTSGTTWHAAGLIGQLRGSQNMTRLAKYSADLYVKLEAETEVGTGMRQVGSITVALTEERKHEIYRQASLARAFDVDVREISPSEVKEMYPHLNVSDVVGAVHLPLDGQCDPANIAMALAKGARQRGATIIENVKVTKVHTKNGHVSGVSWTQGEEQGTIETDIVVNCAGMWARELGRQNGVTIPLHACEHFYLVTEPIPGLSRLPVLRVPDECAYYKEDAGKMMLGAFEPVAKPWGMDGIREDFCFDQLPEDMDHFEPILEMGVNRMPMLGTAGIHTFFNGPESFTPDDRYYLGEAPELAGYWMATGYNSIGIVSSGGAGMALAQWINDGEAPFDLWEVDIRRAQPFQKNRRYLKERVSETLGLLYADHFPYRQMATSRGVRRSPLHEHLKARGAVFGEVAGWERANWFARDGQEREYRYSWKRQNWFDNQREEHLAVRNGVGLFDMTSFGKIRVEGRDACAFLQRLCANDMDVAPGKIVYTQMLNQRGGIESDLTVTRLSETAYFLVVPGATLQRDLAWLRKHVADEFVVITDVTAAEAVICLMGPEARNLIRKVSPNDFSNEANPFGTFQEIEIGMGLARAHRVTYVGELGWELYVSTEQAAHVFEAIAEAGADIGLKLCGLHTLDSCRIEKAFRHFGHDITDEDNVLEAGLGFAVKTSKAGFIGRDAVLRKKEAGLSRRLVQFRLKDPEPLLFHNEAILRDGKIVGPITSGNYGHHLGGAIGLGYVPCEGESEADVLASSYEVEIAGERFAAEASLKPMYDPKAERVRM
- a CDS encoding pyridoxal phosphate-dependent aminotransferase, whose protein sequence is MPKPSKRITAIVPSGKDGWEVHFAAWNRKQAGEDIIVLSVGDHDFDTPSETIEACVTAVRGSNHHYTPLPGLPRLRKAMAAAATACAGILTEPDEVIATPGGQAALYAAVQGVLDPGDHAIVVAPYYATYPNTFSAAGASFTVVETPAEDGFQPRAEMIRAALKPNTRAILINTPNNPTGAVYSRERLEQLAEICKEHDLWLLSDEVYWTLGSGEHISPRSLPGMAERTLVINSMSKSHGMTGWRMGWLTGPKAMIALMTDLNLVTTYGLPAFISIACAEALENHYGVKDIAERYAARRTVFLDAIRGANEVTVRGSEGGMYIMLDVSAVEPDDEKFAWALLDKEKVGVMPGSSFGEAAAGHIRISLCQPEPILKEAALRVRRFASNYGREAA
- a CDS encoding homocysteine S-methyltransferase family protein, which codes for MTSVILTDGGMGQELVRRSRSEPTPLWSARVLIDEPDLVRDLHAEFIRAGARVITINTYSATPERLAREGAEDLFKPLQKRGIELARQARDEAGDAAIAGCLSPLFGSYAPALTISFEETLDIYRRIVAEQADSVDLFLCETMASAEEARVAVTAASESGKPVWVSWTLADHGTPRLRSGETIAAAVNALDDLPVAARLLNCCRPEAIAAALPELVALEGQVGAYANGFTSVEALKHGGTVEVLHARHDLDPQAYADQAIGWVDAGAGIVGGCCEVGPAHIAALRDKLTRAGHQISGVS
- a CDS encoding GcvT family protein; protein product: MAGLPTTARVVIIGGGVVGCSSLYHLCKAGWTDCVLLEKNELTSGSTWHAAGNVPTFSSSWSLMNMQRYSTELYRGLAEAVDYPMNYHVTGSLRLAHSNERMQEFQRAKGMGRYQGMDIDVVGLDEIKRRYPFIETHELKGALYDPSDGDIDPAQLTQALAKGARDMGAKIIRFCPVTRVRRENGEWVVTTPQGEIRCEIVINAAGYRAAEVGKMFGREVPMMVMSHQYILFEEIPELAAWSKEQGKKLPLLRDVDTSYYLRQEKTGMNLGPYERNCRAHWAAHNDPMPEDFSFQLFPDDLDRLEHYLADAVARVPILGTAGLSKVINGPIPYAPDGNPLIGPMPGVPNAFEACVFTFGIAQGGGAGKVLAEWVTEGQTEWDMWSCDPRRFTSFASAPDYCVAKGMEIYGNEYAIQFPRHAWPEGRNRKLSPLHERIKALGGQFDAYNGWERATWYAKPGDDTSEDATLTFRREGPWHRAVREECLAVRDAAGILDLPGFSRFNLEGPGAADWLARQVTGLVPKPGRIGLVYFADDKGRIVTEMSVLRHGEDQMTLITAAVAQWHDFEWLKSRMPADAAFTLTDRTEEYSTQILAGPNSRKILADVCDADLSLPWLTHQETTIAGRWAKLVRVSFAGELGWEIHTKVADTTAVFDAVWAAGQRHGLKPFGMYALDSLRLEKGYRAWKGDLSTDYSILQGGLERFVKWDKPDFCGKAALLNEKQQGVTKRFVTLVVENPSDCDAPYMSTLWHGGSIVGETTSGGWGHRVGKSIALGMLRADLTQPGTAIEIEIFGDRFKAVVQNDEPLWDPKNERLRA